From the genome of Nilaparvata lugens isolate BPH unplaced genomic scaffold, ASM1435652v1 scaffold6372, whole genome shotgun sequence:
ATACATTCTTGTTGCGTTGACCAAGTATGATCAGATGATTTTATTAATACTGAGTGAACACTGTAGATTTGGCTTGCATACTGGACACTCCATTAATCAGATTAGTTACATGACGAGAAGGAAGAGCTAATCTATCAGCCAACTCTTGAGTGATGAGTGAACAATCACTTCCTGTGTCCATTAAAGCATTACATGCAATTAATTCACCATTTGAACTAACAACCAGAACCTCTGCGGTAGGTAATACTTGAACTGATGACTTATTATAGAATGATGGATGAAGCAGCATGAGAACAACTGTTGTTTCTGAATTATCAGATTGTGACTAACTGAATTTGATGCTGAAGATGAATGGGCACTAGAAACGGTGCACTCATTCTGAGACTGAATCACATTAGAAACAACATTCTTACCTCCTGAATTGCTAGTAAAGGAATCATGTAGAACAGTGTGATGTCGCTTATCACATTTTTGGCATCTCTTTGAAGAGCAGTTGTGATTGTCAGTGTAAGGATTAAGGCAATTGAAACACAACCCTTTCCTTTTGATTGCATCATAACGTTGATTGATGggaatctttgaaaaattgacaCATTTGAAAATCCCATGAGATCGATCATTGCAAAATTGACAGGATACTGATGGCTGAAAATTATTCAGAGTATTATTTTGAGCAAAAGGACGAGTATTTTGCCTAACATTGGGTGCATTTGAAGTAGCTTGAGTAAAACCTTTTGATTAGTTGGTGGATTTGTGGGCTATGAGATGAAATAGCATCCATTACCTTACATTGATTTCAAGAAATTCCCACAGTTTATCCATAGTA
Proteins encoded in this window:
- the LOC120356280 gene encoding uncharacterized protein LOC120356280; translated protein: MIDLMGFSNVSIFQRFPSINVMMQSKGKGCVSIALILTLTITTALQRDAKNVISDITLFYMIPLLAIQELKSPISWKPSGSWKKSLQLFLSLLSVLGLKHTTKKIPSGGMKMVVSKCPYLARIHLPPLVIQGLKL